A genome region from Anopheles stephensi strain Indian chromosome 2, UCI_ANSTEP_V1.0, whole genome shotgun sequence includes the following:
- the LOC118503643 gene encoding protein canopy 4, which translates to MFLISSIMQRTALALLVMVSAIIIPAHGGPEENEGVKYANRCEACKILATELQDRLSETGRSHDVIEIGYSVDDVKPKKRTEYRRSELRLLETLENVCERILQYNIHKERKDSTRFAKGMSQTFQTLHGLVDKGVKVDLGIPYELWDKPSAEITQMKTQCETLIEGYEDVIEKWYFEKQDQKPLIEYLCVDHVLKNKNHQCLYEQLEDAKKKQQEVNAKEEL; encoded by the exons ATGTTCCTGATCTCAAGCATCATGCAGCGAACTGCACTGGCGCTTCTTGTAATGGTGTCCGCGATAATCATCCCAGCACACGGTGGCCCGGAAGAAAACGAAGGTGTTAAGTATGCGAATCGCTGTGAAGCTTGTAAAATCCTCGCCACAGAACTTCAGGACCGACTTAGCGAAACGGGTCGATCGCACGATGTTATCGAGATAGG GTACTCGGTGGACGATGTGAAGCCCAAGAAACGCACCGAATACCGGCGTAGCGAACTTCGACTGCTGGAAACGCTCGAGAACGTGTGCGAACGCATCCTGCAGTACAACATTCACAAAGAACGGAAAGATAGTACGCGCTTTGCGAAGGGCATGTCCCAAACGTTTCAAACGCTGCACGGTCTCGTCGATAAGGGCGTAAAGGTGGATCTGGGCATACCATACGAGCTGTGGGATAAACCTTCCGCCGAGATAACACAGATGAAGACGCAGTGCGAAACACTGATCGAAGGATACGAGGATGTGATCGAAAAGTGGTACTTTGAGAAGCAGGACCAAAAACCGCTGATCGAGTATCTGTGTGTGGATCATGtgctgaaaaacaaaaaccaccagTGCCTgtacgaacagctagaggatGCGAAAAAGAAGCAGCAGGAAGTGAATGCCAAAGAGGAGCTGTGA
- the LOC118503642 gene encoding tubulin-specific chaperone cofactor E-like protein produces MPTLLEALEEKYGMEPDDKEEHVEEEVLVSIFVPKLPPRQSTPQLLILNDCNIDRAGEPEDLKKKCRIVKELDLAQNKLNNWNEVFVILSHMPRVEFVNLSLNHLTGPIQKPPVTKMDHLRNLVLNNTKLEWCSVEKLLRLLPALEELHLSLNEYTHVLIDTVNSAAKSGDAGGDGPAAEEGLPAASNNNAKDDESTTATTSHSTPEDTTMMSSCSCSSPSSTSQPADQQKPADTTTVEPPPLQTDPHGGVRKLHLTGNYISEWGEICRIGRVFPQLEALVLADCPLRSLKPTDPQGNENEEESHKYFQNLKLLNLSNAKIDSWEDIDRLADFPSLCNVRLQYWPLWARTDSTTEHERRQLLIARLPNISILNGGDTIGAVEREDAERSFIRHYLDKPDAERPRRYYDLIGVHGQLDPLVNIDLRPERKVKVRFTFEDQAIERTVDVNRTVSDLKSRLERIFEVPAARMRLYYVDQDFRDLQGLEEMKYPHKVLYSYNIRSGDEIIIERKVKS; encoded by the exons ATGCCAACCTTGCTGGAAGCGCTCGAGGAGAAGTACGGCATGGAGCCGGACGATAAGGAGGAACACGTGGAGGAGGAAGTTCTCGTGTCCATCTTTGTTCCGAAGCTGCCCCCGAGACAAAG CACTCCACAGCTACTTATACTGAACGATTGCAATATCGATCGGGCCGGGGAGCCGGAGGATTTGAAGAAAAAGTGTCGCATCGTGAAAGAGCTCGATTTGGCACAGAACAAGCTAAACAACTGGAATGAG GTGTTTGTCATCCTCTCCCACATGCCCCGGGTAGAGTTTGTGAACCTCAGCCTTAACCATCTGACCGGTCCGATCCAGAAGCCACCCGTCACCAAGATGGATCATCTGCGGAATCTGGTGCTTAACAACACCAAACTGGAATGGTGCAGTGTGGAGAAATTGCTCCGTCTGTTGCCCGCTCTGGAGGAGCTACATCTTAGCCTCAACGAGTATACGCATGTACTGATCGATACAGTCAATTCGGCTGCTAAAAGCGGTGATGCGGGGGGTGATGGTCCGGCAGCAGAGGAGGGACTGCCTGCTGCCAGTAATAATAATGCCAAGGATGATGAAtccaccactgccaccacTAGTCACAGCACCCCAGAGGACACCACCATGATGTCCAGCTGCTCCTGTTCGTCGCCGTCATCCACGTCGCAGCCGGCCGATCAGCAGAAGCCGGCGGACACGACCACCGTGGAACCTCCGCCATTACAAACCGATCCACACGGTGGCGTGCGGAAGCTACATCTGACCGGGAACTACATTTCCGAGTGGGGCGAAATTTGCCGCATTGGCCGAGTGTTTCCACAGCTGGAAGCGTTGGTGCTCGCCGACTGTCCGTTAAG ATCGCTGAAGCCTACGGACCCGCAAGGCAACGAAAACGAGGAAGAAAGTCATAAATATTTTCA AAATCTGAAACTGCTAAACCTGAGCAATGCAAAAATCGATTCCTGGGAAGACATCGATCGGTTGGCAGACTTCCCCTCGCTATGCAATGTCCGGCTTCAG TACTGGCCACTGTGGGCACGAACGGACTCGACGACGGAGCACGAACGTCGGCAGCTGTTGATTGCGCGGCTTCCAAACATCAGTATTCTGAACGGTGGCGACACGATCGGTGCCGTTGAGCGGGAGGACGCCGAACGATCCTTCATCCGGCACTATCTGGACAAGCCGGACGCGGAACGGCCACGCCGCTACTACGATTTGATCGGTGTGCACGGTCAGCTGGATCCGCTCGTTAACATCGATTTGCGGCCGGAGAGGAAAGTGAAGGTGCGCTTCACGTTCGAGGATCAGGCGATCGAGCGTACGGTGGATGTGAATAG GACGGTAAGTGATTTAAAGTCACGGCTGGAAAGGATATTCGAGGTGCCGGCCGCCCGGATGCGGCTGTACTACGTCGATCAGGACTTCCGCGATCTGCAGGGGCTGGAGGAGATGAAGTACCCGCACAAGGTGCTGTACAGCTACAACATACGCTCCGGCGATGAGATCATCATTGAGCGGAAGGTGAAAAGTTGA
- the LOC118503641 gene encoding kelch-like protein 18, whose amino-acid sequence MSSSPSSLEDGVRLLGTVQRCDSGRKSLSGTFGNGSNGGAGPSKMIEMLPAELSETEDNSYMYFRQEGLFANSFPKMKEIRRMGKLCDVTLKVDSLSFSAHRIVLAATIPYFYAMFTHNMAESRIKEITMKEIEPMALESLINFAYSGLVKIDTQNVQSLMVGASFLQLNEVRDACAKFLKRKFHPQNVLGIRQFADTLGCSKLIVSADRYIHQHFSKVANGDEFVALSYSELIDVISRDELNVKSEECIFEACMRWVKHDQETRSEYLPLILANIRLPLLSPQFLADNVATEELIKTSHKCRDLLDEARDFHLMPERRALVSTTRTRPRCFDFVVGLIFAVGGLTKNGESVSTVEIYNPATKEWNMGEAMTMLRSRVGVAVTNGKLYAFGGFNGTARLSTVEIYDPRQHRWSQGTAMRCKRSAVGVAALEDYVYVCGGYDGVTSLSTVERYHPRTDTWSSVAPMMKYRSAGGVAALGGYVYALGGHDGLSIFDTVERYDPFIDTWTKVVSMLNRRCRLGVATLGNKLYACGGYDGNSFLRSVEVYDPVKNSWSLIAPMNVKRSRVALAANMGKLWAIGGYDGESNLSTVEVYDPKTNTWTFVAPMKHHGGGVGCGVIPTPFQD is encoded by the exons ATGTCCTCGTCACCATCCAGCCTGGAGGACGGTGTGAGACTACTGGGCACGGTGCAGCGATGTGATAGCGGCCGAAAATCGCTCTCAGGCACCTTCGGCAACGGTAGCAACGGTGGTGCCGGACCGAGCAAAATGATCGAGATGCTGCCAGCGGAACTGTCCGAAACGGAGGACAACTCGTACATGTACTTCCGGCAGGAGGGTTTGTTTGCAAACAGCTTCCCCAAGATGAAAGAAATCCGTCGAATGGGGAAGCTGTGCGATGTAACGCTGAAG gTGGATTCACTCTCATTTTCGGCACACCGTATCGTACTGGCCGCAACGATTCCTTACTTTTACGCAATGTTCACACACAACATGGCCGAGAGCCGGATCAAAGAAATCACCATGAAGGAAATCGAACCAAT GGCACTGGAAAGTTTAATCAACTTCGCGTACAGTGGTCTAGTCAAAATCGATACCCAAAACGTGCAGAGCCTCATGGTCGGAGCATCCTTCCTGCAGCTGAATGAAGTGCGGGATGCGTGTGCTAAATTTCTCAAGCGCAA gttcCATCCACAGAACGTGCTGGGCATTCGACAGTTTGCCGATACACTCGGTTGCTCGAAGCTGATCGTTTCCGCCGATCGTTACATCCACCAGCACTTCTCGAAGGTGGCCAACGGGGACGAGTTCGTCGCGCTAAGCTACAGCGAGCTGATCGACGTGATAAGCCGCGACGAGCTGAACGTGAAGAGCGAAGAGTGCATCTTCGAGGCATGCATGCGCTGGGTAAAACACGACCAAGAAACTCGGTCCGAGTATCTGCCGCTCATCCTGGCCAACATTCGGCTGCCGTTGCTCTCGCCCCAATTCCTCGCGGACAATGTAGCGACGGAAGAGCTGATCAAAACATCACACAAATGCCGCGATCTGCTCGACGAGGCAAGAGATTTTCATCTGATGCCGGAGAGAAGGGCACTCGTGTCGACTACCCGCACACGGCCCCGCTGCTTTGACTTTGTCGTTGGACTAATCTTTGCCGTCGGCGGGCTGACGAAGAACGGCGAGTCGGTCAGCACGGTCGAGATCTACAATCCGGCCACGAAGGAGTGGAACATGGGCGAAGCGATGACGATGCTACGATCGCGCGTCGGAGTTGCCGTTACCAACGGGAAACTGTACGCGTTCGGCGGTTTCAACGGAACGGCACGGCTTTCGACGGTAGAAATCTACGATCCACGGCAGCACCGTTGGTCCCAGGGCACGGCTATGCGCTGCAAACGGAGTGCTGTCGGTGTGGCGGCGCTGGAAGACTACGTGTACGTGTGCGGTGGGTACGACGGTGTGACGAGCCTCAGCACGGTCGAGCGATACCACCCGCGGACCGATACCTGGAGCTCGGTGGCACCAATGATGAAGTACCGTTCGGCCGGTGGCGTTGCCGCACTCGGCGGTTACGTGTACGCGCTGGGCGGACACGATGGACTCTCCATCTTCGACACCGTCGAACGGTACGATCCGTTCATCGACACATGGACCAAGGTGGTGTCGATGCTTAACCGGCGCTGCCGGCTTGGGGTGGCCACCCTCGGCAACAAGCTGTACGCTTGCGGTGGCTACGACGGTAACTCCTTCCTACGCTCGGTGGAAGTTTACGATCCGGTGAAGAACAGCTGGTCGCTTATCGCGCCGATGAACGTGAAGCGTAGCCGGGTAGCGTTGGCCGCGAATATGGGCAAACTGTGGGCCATCGGAGGGTACGACGGTGAGTCGAATCTGTCCACCGTTGAGGTGTACGATCCGAAAACCAACACCTGGACGTTTGTGGCACCGATGAAACACCACGGCGGTGGTGTTGGATGCGGTGTCATACCGACTCCCTTCCAGGATTAA